The DNA segment TGGATATTGAAATTCCATAACCAATTGAAAAACAACTTACAGTACATATCAGCATTCACTTATTGTTTTTCacaaaatatcaataaagtATATAAGAgcaaataaataacttaaaaaattacTATAGGTGCCTCCAGTGACTTAGGATTAGGATGCTCATCATTAGGTTCAAGTTCCGAACAGTCTAATCAAGGAGCTTCATCTAGCAAAAATGGACTTATTGCACAGGAAGATGTCAAGATGAACACAGAAGATGACACTGGGGGAGTCTCATCTACAAGTTCCAATGAAAAAGACAAAGAAACAAATGGAGAGGTAATTATCTGTATTTGAACCAGTATGACAGTGATATTATAAATGCTTACAGTTTTAGTGTTACAGTACTAATTATTGATTGTTTCATATTTTcaggtaaaaataaaatttcacaaacATTGTAATGTGACAAATCTGTGTTCAGGTATATtccattcttatttttattccaTTTCAGGTATCAACAAGTGACCCAGATACCATTGCAAAAGATCCCATTGCTGTAGAACCTGAGAAAATAAACTCAGCGGCACCAGACAGTTCTGATGACAATTTTCACCAGCCTGAACaaagtgaaaatattaaaagctGTGATGTGGCTCCCAGGAATAGTTCTGATGTTTGCAATGGAGAAGTTTCGGATTCAAAAGAAGCTGAAGGGGAGGACAACAATATTTCATCATCTAATGGATCTGCCACGCCAGTCAAGTCTGGGAAAGCTAAAGGTAAACACAATAGCAttataactaatattttaaaaataaataatgggtAGTGAAAATGTGCATAGTAAATGTTGGCTTAGATTGAATAGTATCAATCAATATCACTATCAATGATAGTGACAATGTATCAATTTGGTACATTGACTAGCAGCAGAATCATTTGTAATATAGACATGCTGTCAACCTTGATGTTTCCCAATATGGCTGCCCTAATTAAAAAGtaagaaatttttattttataaataataaatatcatcGTTATGTTAGATAAAACTTCGCCAGTATCAAGTTCTGAAAAAGAAGCCCCAGAAAGACCAAAGAAGGCCAAATTACGACGAGCAGCTGCTGCTGTATATGAATCATTGCTGCTAGAGGCTGAGGAAGATGATGAAAGTGATTCGAATGATGAGACTTTTGAAGGAGGTGAAGTTAATTCGTCTGATGAAGAAAATGTGAATGGCAATGAAGATTCTTCCAATGAAGGTAATAAtaccaataaagaaaattacaattttattacatgTTTTGTTGGCTACCTGTTGATTTTAATTGTTTGGATGATTAAAAGTACAAGAAGCTTGCTTAGTAATTGCTATTTTTCTATAAGTattgcagtttttatttttaggcaCCTTAAATgtttagattaaattttaaattagatttaatcttttaaaataaattagaatactGGCCGAAAAATTCCCTATTTGCCAGTGAattacgaaatatatttttataataagctaataactttatataaaaatctttTGTGCAGATGGAGGTGAAGAGGAAGATGATGAGGAAGACTATGAAGGTGATTCTAGTGATGAAGAAGGTGAAGAAGATTTGAGCATGACTGAGGAACCTGGCAATGACAGTGGATGTACAGCAGTGGTGGCATTGCTAAGAGGTGAAATTTTTGTCTATTCCTCTATCAATTCTAAAGTCATTATGCATAAAGGACATCTCCTCTTTTGTACACAGAAACATTTTTTCTACTACCATGTCACTTctcaaaatgaaatgagattttTCAGTTGCAATAAAGATGGGTCTTATTGAACACAATTCAAAGAATTATTCAACTAAGTAAAAGAATTATTAACGAAGTATTCAACTTTTTGAAATTGTGTTATATTAAAACCGTGTTACAGTTCATCTTGTAATATCAATATCAGTTTTAGAAGTCCTGTGTTGTACTAGGGATTCCTGTACTAAACAGAAacaattatattcatttatataattaagTCTATGAGGCAATGAAATAGAATAGTTCTAACTGAAAACGATTACTTGCAGCATGTGAATTGAATACTTGATTTTATATGTGTAATCTGCAATGTCTAAAACCTGTAATTAATGCAATAATATCTTCTGTTCACCATCTTATAGCAATTTGATTTCTGGAGTTATGTATCACAACCATTTTCTACtgataaaacaatatttgaaaatgttatttttattatatatatttgattattattcataataataaattatctcaACAGGTAATGAGTTATATGTAGCGAACGCAGGCGATTCGCGTTGTATTCTCTGCAGAGATGGCACTGCAATTGATATGTCAATTGATCACAAACCTGAAGACTTGCCAGAACTCGAACGTATAACTAAAGCAGGCGGAAAAGTTTCTAATGACGGTCGAATTAACGGCGGATTAAATCTTTCACGAGCTATTGGCGACCATTCGTACAAGCAAAATAAAGACCTTGGTGCTAAAGAGCAAATGATCACAGCACTACCTGACGTGAAGAAATTATTAATAGATCCAATCAAAGACCAGTTCATGGTTTTAGCTTGTGACGGAATTTGGAATTATATGTCTAGTCAAGATGTTTGCAATTTCATTTTGCCGCGATTGGCAGAAGGCAGGGACAAACTGTCGCAAATATGTGAAGAGGTATGTTAAGAGCTTCTTAaatttatatagataaaaaacctttattacCTATATAGTTGCTAAAAGGATGCGTTCGTAACGGACTTAATCGGGCGCACGATTTATCTTAGATGTAACAGTGAATTTACTATAAAAGCATTTCGTTGCATATGTTTCGATGCATATCGTTACCCCACTAATAATCATTATCATAAAGGAAATCACAAAATGCCAACTTAACAATTTAagttttgctttaaatttattaatattacatcgATCGCATTCTTTCGGCCGTCGGACAATACTTATCACCACCATACATACTAACAGAATATAAATACAAAGTTCTTGTCAAGTGATTGTAATAAAGATGTATTTGATGATTTATCAGTAATGGTAATcaaaatttgttaaaataatccTCTTTAGGGAAAATAGTGAAATTACTTtactatttataattaattatcttgaTTGCACCCCAATCCCCATTCACATAGTTAGTCCTGATGACGATGTTTTCTAAAAGTACCTACCCGTTGTTTAATTGCTATCAAAAACTGTTAGGGTAAAATTGatgattaaaatgatttattattgGTTTCGTAAAAACTTCAAAACCCTTAAACATCACGGTATCttatttttcttcaaatttttttttgtttcagatgtTTGATCACTGTTTAGCACCAAGCACAATGGGAGATGGCACGGGCTGTGATAATATGACAGCTATTATAGTACGATTTAAAGATGGAGCCATTGCTGAAATTGGACAGCATAATAATACCATTGTTTCAAAAAAACGCACAGCTGAAGATGAACCTAGTGAAGAAAACAAACAGGAACCTAAAAGGCAAAAAACCGATGATTCTCTTTCAAGTTCAGTAGTGACTTCAAGTGTTTAAGACTAAGATCTATTAGTGCTGTAACCACACATAGTATTGTGAAATATATCGAAGGGgacttataatttatattttacggAATAGGCATTGTATGTAGTAACTAAGGttcttttacaaaaaaaatacaaacttttttttgtaacatacCCTTTTTTCAGTAACGAATCTCCCTCGGAAGCGATCAGTTGATGTTTGCCACAATTATGTTGCTGATATTAAAACTCAAATAGATATCCATTacaaatttcataaataataattcttttaaAAATGTACTTTGTGCAGCCAGTTAGTGTAGTGAAATGATGTTCTAGATATTGCTTGTTAAATAGTAATTATcttaacataatatattgagctcaatttaatacaagcattaactttaaaaatacattttacttcTGCAAGTTGTAGTAGAGTATTGTTTAGATccttttctaaattttatagAACAAAAGTGTGTTGTATGCAGGTTCTGAGGGCAGTATTCCCAtagacaaacataaaaaaatactacctaAATATATTGAGGAAAATGATCTATTTGCTTTTGAAAGTATCATTTTATCGGTTTGATACTTTGTGAGTCCACAATGCAAAGCACATCAGCTAATATTGGCTTCCAGCTTTGATTTTCCTTTTGGCTTATGGATTGAATGTCTTACACTCTGTGAGTTGTGCCAGttctagtataataataaaaaagacttATGGTCTCTTTTATAAATACTTATCAGACCTTTATACATACCTGTGATATAAAGATTTTCACATACTTGAATAACAAATGGTCTTAGCTGGTTTATAAAGCTCCAGTAACTCACTATGAATAAGACcttaatttatgtattattggtgaataatacaaaataatgttaaaagCTTAAATGATAACATATTAAGGCAACTGATGATTAGAGAATACACAATGAGGGAGGAAATTTGCCGGTAATGTTAAATGACATCAGAACTGAATTTTGACTATAGCAATTAGTTTGTAAGCTGTAATttgtaagtttaaaaaaatcaaaatggtGTAGTAATGTTGAATCAGCTTATACCTGCATGTGGTTATTAAATTGTTGGTTAAATAATCATACACCGGCTGAAATTGTAAAGCATATGAATGTTACCAAATTCATGCTGGAAAAATATTTCGTTCTTTTAAAACTTGACTTGATTTGTGGTATGTTGAGCTGCccaattttttgtaatttttataaattatgttgTGAATAGTCATAATGCGTTTATCTCAATATATAAgcatatttgaattaaattaatgtcAACGTTTACCTgtatctacataaaaataattctatAAAAAGGATTGTAacttaaatttcattaatgatTATACATTTTAGTAATAAGTAGTAGTATTTTTGTAATAACGAAGTGTAATAGAGTTTCCTCGTGTAGTACCTTATCAGATATCTATATGACGGATTTGATTTGACAAATTATTGAAAAACCCCAAATTCAGTAGCAAGAGGAGCTAGCTTGTTTTCTTTTCCTGTGTGTTTCAATGAAAATTACACTTTACAGACTGAATTGTAGTTTTATTCAACAATTCAATCCATACATTTGTCTCCGTATGATAAGCGCCATTGAATTTATAAATGTTCTCCCTATATTTACAGGCTGTATTATTCTGTTAATGGAATTCATTATAGTAAGTATCATACGATTACAACTTATTTTAAGTTTGCTACTGAATTAGTTTCGCTAACGGTAGGGTTTCTAGTCAGTTCACTTAAGCATTTACCTCcactctgcccatttctgctgcgaaatagtaatgcgttcgggtttgaagggtaggacagttAAACTACACAATTGAGATTTGAGACTAAACTAGGGGTGTTAAATAGAGTGATAATAAGTATGACGCaattaacttttattaaattctattttctttatttttcgtCATAGTCCCCTTTCAGGTTTATACACTTGGGATATCTATTTTTCTAAGCCTAAAACttcctttttaaaatatattcttcCTGATCCCACCAGATTGTTTACTTCAGTGATAGGATAATGGCGGCGCAGAGAGGCATGAACGCCACTTAATTTAATCATTAAGCGTTGCATTCCGTAACTTGTAAAATCACAATACTAcggatttattatttaatgtgtgTTGATGAACaggaaaattaaaatgattacaAACTATCGACTGAAGTCTGACTACATTTAACATATAAGCTAAGGGCTCGTAAACTTAAGCGGTGATTTAAAGATAACACATTACGTTATTTTCAAGCccaatgatattttgttaatgaTGGTTTGAGAACGCGTTCTATAACTGAAAATCCATTGCTATAATACCTAACTAATGGTATCAATTCTAAACAAATAAGTAGaggtaataatattattagaacTTAAACAACCGATTGAAaaggataataatatatactaaatatattactaaaaatcacttttatttatttatttattaaaattaacgtAATTGTGTAAGATATTCAATTGTTTCCATCTGAGTTGCTTCAAGGATTTGAAGTGTATCGTATTCGCTGTCTATTTGTTCCAATAATGAAGTCTTGTCGTTAATTTCCGCCTGAAAGTGTTGTATTTCTTGTATTCATCAAACTTACGTACAATATTAAAGTTATCAATAAGAGCgatgataaaaaaaagctacatcACAGTAACAGaagaaatattctttatttaaattaaccgGTCAACGGTCACAACTGTCAGTTTGTCATATGACTCGTCACtagtgaataaaataattacctCTCATTATCTTTTTAACGACCCTAAGAAAAGAGTACGTAACATaagtttcaatatttttgaTTCTAATTTCTGGATGAAATTAGTTGAAGAGTGACAATAAGCTCATAAAGGCAATGAGTTGCTTTCGATTTTTCTCAGcaggtcgtgattccgatcctaTGTGATAAATACACTCGCAGAGCCGATCTCTATGACCTATTAAACGTCTTTTGGAGTTGTTCGAGGAGCTGTTATTAGATTCCATCCGTTCTGACAAAGCCCGTCCATCTTAGTGAAGCTGCGAAGACACCTAAGTCACAGCGCTCTATCGtgtataaaagcaataaaatcacAAGTAGATTGACTAAATGCAGCGCTGAGATGCCTTTAATTAAATCAGTGAGCTATCTAGAACATTAAAAACATGAACCGAACGCATTCGCGGCTATTAAATGTAAATCATTCTGGCAAACGATATTAGAAAAACTTCACGCCATAGCCCTACTTAAAGGATTCGAGTTCCCGTGCGTGTCCCGGTTCAAGTGAAAACCCCCACGGGACACAACACGTAGAAAAGGGAAATGTACGGACTGGGCTCTGCTGCTAATCCCGCCCGCTGATATTATGAGATGAAGGGAGAAACGTCTGTACAGCATACTGTGTGACTACTGCAAAGCAGAAGATACACAGTTCTCGGAGAGCAAACTCTGCTATGTTGAAGTAATGGAAATATGTCCATGTATGTATGTTGATatgcaaagaaaaaaaagaacacaatggGGTAGTCACAGTATATCCATGTTGCTCGCTGTGACGAATAGGCTTACTTGGAGTGGGGTGGTTTCTCTGCTCCTTGTGAGCAATAAGAAAAGGTTAAAAAACGGGTTTTTTAAGGATAGAAGATGGCTTCCAAAATTAAAGTAGTCTTATAATATACGGTAAAATGAACTAAAATGTAAGATCTTGAGtaaaaaagtttataaaaagtaaAGTGAGTAAAAGGTAAAGTTTGAGTGCCTGAGcacgaaattaaattattgaagACATTTTCCAACAAAATTATATAACATTTCATACctagttattaaatttatattttcgtttAATTAAATGGCTATCTATAAATTATGATAATAAAGAACCAATCTTACTTGCAATTTCAGCTGTTCGGATTCCTTATCTTTGGCTATTGATTTTAATAAGTTCATTGCTCCTATTGCAGCCATTTTCTTATTTTCAACATTGTCGCCGAGATCTTTAATTAGATCTAACAGCGAgcttataattttttcaaaattttgcacCTCTGCAATGCCGAAAATGGCACAGTTATATTACTAATAACTAGTACATAAATATCACGAGATCGTAGGATTTTCGGTTATTAAATCCAACAATCCGAGTAATCGTACCAGCTCGTACGATCTTACAATAAACTGAAACATTAATTGATAACGACAACAATAACtaagtttaataaaaacttgTGTATACATAGAACGTATCCAATGTTTACAGTTGAACTCAGATACCTACTATTTTCGTACTCCTTACAGGTGTCCCTTAAATCTTCAGTATCTTTCAAAACATTCTCCTCAAGAacctttattttattgatgTCATCGTAAAATAGGTGAACTTTTTGCAATTCTTCTGCCATAACTGAgtgaatcaataaaataataataatcagtaACTAGACACTGTAGTAGTAATTTCACTATAGTTGTAGtagtacattaaataaattattgtatttgtatCCTTCTTTATGATTTGTAACTAAAATCTAAAAGAATACCAATAGCAAATCAATCTTCTagttgctattttttttaaatgtaatgtaatttttataatctTTACTATTAATGTAGgtattgtttgttttagttgtactgCTTTTGTTGTCTTAGCAACGTATCGACGTTggttaaaacaatataatatggaGTCGTTTTATCAAAACAGTTCTAGATTAATGAGTATTTTGTACGAAAAGGATTAGTCTTTTTATAGACAGGTATTGTAAAGAAAACAGTATTTTAAAAACGTATTTCACTTTGTGACAGATTTGAAATAATGATTGAAtatgttaaattaatatattaagcgttaaagtatgaaattgccgatttgtactgaagaatttaaaaacctttttttttt comes from the Bombyx mori chromosome 10, ASM3026992v2 genome and includes:
- the LOC101741975 gene encoding uncharacterized protein LOC101741975, translated to MGAYLSEPVTEKVSSDEANDKLECGASSMQGWRVNQEDAHNTILDFDVNTSLFAVYDGHGGAEVATYCSQNLPNYIKNTDAYKSGDYTKALEDAFLGFDATIATKEVMDILKVLAGEINPPGSSDNEEESDDENVTNLYQEAHLPLQEVLAKYENKLSSLHRNRLGDTATPLSPCLRAKKNVDEQDAAGASSDLGLGCSSLGSSSEQSNQGASSSKNGLIAQEDVKMNTEDDTGGVSSTSSNEKDKETNGEVSTSDPDTIAKDPIAVEPEKINSAAPDSSDDNFHQPEQSENIKSCDVAPRNSSDVCNGEVSDSKEAEGEDNNISSSNGSATPVKSGKAKDKTSPVSSSEKEAPERPKKAKLRRAAAAVYESLLLEAEEDDESDSNDETFEGGEVNSSDEENVNGNEDSSNEDGGEEEDDEEDYEGDSSDEEGEEDLSMTEEPGNDSGCTAVVALLRGNELYVANAGDSRCILCRDGTAIDMSIDHKPEDLPELERITKAGGKVSNDGRINGGLNLSRAIGDHSYKQNKDLGAKEQMITALPDVKKLLIDPIKDQFMVLACDGIWNYMSSQDVCNFILPRLAEGRDKLSQICEEMFDHCLAPSTMGDGTGCDNMTAIIVRFKDGAIAEIGQHNNTIVSKKRTAEDEPSEENKQEPKRQKTDDSLSSSVVTSSV
- the LOC101742115 gene encoding intraflagellar transport protein 20 homolog; the protein is MAEELQKVHLFYDDINKIKVLEENVLKDTEDLRDTCKEYENKVQNFEKIISSLLDLIKDLGDNVENKKMAAIGAMNLLKSIAKDKESEQLKLQAEINDKTSLLEQIDSEYDTLQILEATQMETIEYLTQLR